Proteins from a single region of Kluyveromyces lactis strain NRRL Y-1140 chromosome A complete sequence:
- the GTR2 gene encoding Gtr2p (highly similar to uniprot|P53290 Saccharomyces cerevisiae YGR163W GTR2 Cytoplasmic GTP binding protein functions as a negative regulator of the Ran/Tc4 GTPase cycle downstream of its binding partner and homolog Gtr1p homolog of human RagC and RagD proteins): MDNNTVDASKATILLMGLRRGGKSSICKVVFHNMQPLDTLYLESTTSPTQEHFSTLIDLAVMELPGQLNYFEPNYESEQLFKSVGALVYVIDSQDEYLNALTNLAMIIEYAKNVNPYLNIEVLIHKVDGLTEDFKMDIQRDIMQRIGDELLDLGIEGIQLSFYLTSIFDHSIYEAFSRIVQKLIPELPFLENMLDNLVQHSKLEKCFLLDINSKIYVSTDSSPVDIQTYEVCAEFVDVTIDLQDLYKGKLQNSNNKDGTDMKSVSVLNNGVVIYLKQMIRGLALVTLMRPDDTDIEARLTVMDYNVDIFKRGLEKIWEKSKLISNSQDNDDNKDNCEHVAPMTNGNASATY, translated from the coding sequence ATGGATAATAATACGGTGGATGCCTCTAAGGCAACCATCCTTCTTATGGGATTGAGACGTGGTGGTAAGTCCTCCATCTGTAAGGTTGTTTTTCATAATATGCAACCATTGGACACATTATATTTGGAATCAACCACCAGTCCAACTCAAGAGCATTTCTCTACGCTAATTGATCTTGCAGTTATGGAATTACCAGGACAATTGAACTATTTTGAACCAAACTACGAGAGTGAGCAACTGTTCAAGAGTGTCGGCGCTCTAGTGTACGTTATCGATTCACAAgatgaatatttgaatgCATTGACAAACCTCGCGATGATTATCGAATACGCTAAAAACGTAAATCCATACTTAAACATTGAAGTTCTAATTCATAAAGTAGATGGTCTTACtgaagatttcaaaatgGACATACAAAGAGATATAATGCAAAGGATTGGTGATGAGTTACTGGACCTTGGCATCGAAGGTATCCAGCTTTCATTTTATTTGACGTCAATTTTTGATCATTCAATATACGAGGCATTTAGTCGTATCGTGCAAAAGTTGATTCCAGAGTTACCTTTCTTAGAAAATATGCTAGATAATCTTGTTCAGCATTCCAAGCTCGAAAAATGCTTTTTGTTGGATATAAACTCTAAGATATATGTATCGACAGATTCTTCGCCGGTGGATATCCAGACTTATGAAGTATGTGCAGAATTCGTTGATGTTACCATCGATTTACAAGACTTATACAAAGGTAAGCTGCAGAATTCCAATAATAAAGATGGCACAGACATGAAAAGTGTATCGGTACTCAATAATGGCGTTGTCATATATTTGAAGCAGATGATCAGAGGTTTAGCATTAGTAACGTTAATGAGACCTGATGATACTGATATAGAAGCAAGACTAACAGTCATGGATTACAATGTAGATATTTTCAAGAGGGgtcttgaaaaaatatggGAAAAATCAAAGCTCATCTCCAATTCTCAGGACAATGACGATAACAAAGACAATTGTGAGCATGTTGCACCGATGACAAACGGTAATGCGTCTGCGACGTATTAG